GCTTTCGAATAATTATGCATTCATCATtggggactgaaattatggtcaagtacaatatagaaaaatatataactgtATAACTATGCTAAGCAATTTAATGGTTGGTGTTCTGTCTTTAATTTTAGTAGATACGCatttaaatgtcaaattttgtgTTTAAGCTTAATATTATGTTGTTTAAAGATTCCTGAACGATTAGGAGTAACTGATTTATGTATAGTAAAGGTGTGTGAATAAGTAAGATAGTATGAGTTCTCATAAAAAAGATTAGAAATTTCAAAGACtaatattttcatctgtttgattAAATCGATTTTAGTGTAAAACAGTAAATTTTCATGTATGTCGAAAGAAGAACattctttccaatttttaatagaataatatCAAGAATATAGGAAAAATACGCATACGCCAGGAATAAGAGAACAACAACAGTTAAATTATCTGTAGTAGGTTAGTAcacatgtttttaaataattaaaaagtatgtagatGATATTATTTTATCCCTTTTATCGAATTTcaataattcgaaatttttgtttGCAGTTTtttaaaggagaaaacaactactttcctggctaataccaagacgaatattgaattacatctcctctgaaGAAGGTGATGTTCATTAACCTTTGTGTCCCTAATAGATCGAAGTGGTAAGGAGAGTGTTGTAAAACTAGTTTGGTAGTTCTTGCGTTTCTTCAGAGCGGCGTACCAACCTCTTGGAGCCTCTAatccgaactgaagacaacacTAGCAAGGACTGCTGTTTGGTTCCTGTAGTTAAACACCTCACTCAAAAGCAGCAGTAgagcattttaaaacttataaaatatacaatttattatattatacaaatttatacaatataactatTGTATAAATACCTTTTATGTGTACACCGTATCTTTTTTCACCGATCAGCTGTTGTTGTGCTCCAATTTAGACTATAATTCTatgatataatttgtttattgccGCGAATAATTACATTAGTTATTCTATTATGTACAAATATAgtatatttgatttgtttagTGAATGAACTAGTTTATTTCCAATGTTCACCCAAAAATAAACAGGTTTAAATTTCTATACTGTTAAATTCCTCAAGGTACATTAAAAAGAATGAATTCTTTCATCACTGCTGAAAAcgattatttgattattgaGATGATATCAATTTTGATGTTGTATTTTCCgctatttgaataaaaatatcaaaaatcaaacaCGTTTAATAAACAAAGTCAAGTTCTAAAACCGTACAAGCCATCACCTTTTTTATTTGTCAGttctaatcaaatttatttcataaaaaactaCCAATGAAAATACATTCCTAACAACGATTATTAAAACTTTGCATGCCAATAGTCTATGTCAGCGAGATCAATGTTACAAAGTTTCtattaatttgttcaaaactATGATTTTAGACAAGTACAGTTTTTGAACCCACCTATACAATTatacaataacaaatataaaatttaattcaccTGAATATCAGCCAAAGTAattaaaaagtgttcaaaagaTTATTAATATCCTTCATATCCAATTATcattaaataatgtataattaCAAAACCAATATTATAAACGAAtacaaatcaagaaaaaaataataaacatatagCCTCACCTTGaacagttttaaataaaaatatgaatctCATTTTAAAAACACAACAGCTGAAGATTATcaaaaagagaaaatagaaaagaaatgaAAAGCTCGAGTCAAATCAGTTGATTAAATTTCCtctttataatttgtatttcatAGAGTTGAAATAGTagtgattttaggtcttttatAATTcgtaataaatcattttaataaataattatattagaatatttcactatacttaaatataaatcaccaaaaaaataaataattgacatgctgtttacataggacagagatctcaatatttacaaaatagattaCGAattcatcaatatgataaaaaaataagaccGCATCAACAAACTAAGAAATATCAGAACAAAAGCAtacatttaattacaaaaaatcggaaattattaaaatagagtCCAATTAATAAAAGAGAGAACTGCTAAAAATAGTTCACATGCATAGGAATGAGAAAGATGTCAATGATAATAAAGACCTAaacaatttgagtaaaatttataaatttcaacgcaatcatgaataatttaataaaggaCTGCCGTAGGTGAAAACTTCAACTTGATGTAACAGTTAAAAGCTCATAACTATGAAAAATAATCTAGGTTCGTGGGTTGAAATGcgtttgaaatttgaaattcatcgACATTACAGCTCCAACCTCCTAGGATTCAAGTAAATCGTAAATTTCGTAAGCGTTCTAAtgccattttattattttcagtgtAAATGTTACATGTTGTTGTTTGTAACTTAATATCATGGttataaactattttatatatGAGACAACGGCGAAGAAATTCCATCAGACACAGTTTTTTCAAGAACTACATCCAAATCATCTAATGGTAATAGAATTTGCCAGAGAAAAGTTAGTAGACCTTTCTTTCGTAGAAATGAGTTTTCTTCATACATCTCTGATGTGACTTTACACTTTGACATTGGTATTAACATTCTATGTAGTAGATGTTCTCTGTAAATAATAGTAAcataatgtattaaaaaataagttacTTTCTTGCTTTGCATATAGTTAATTCATAATTAGAATGTACTTGAATTTCTGAAGAGTAAAGTAACATGAGTATAACCAGAAATGTGTGACTGCAGCActactaaaatattatttcgcCTTTGCATTTCCACGAGCATGCTTGTACAAATGCGGGGTCTAGTATCAAAATGTACAATCtccatttttgttattttgtagaACATTGTAGAACTAACACCATAATATAATATTGCATTAACTAAAACATGATAAATAAACGAggaaatttcattcaattcctTAGCATGTTCATTTTCTGTCCAACAAGAACTCGTGACTGTTTAAGGATTGAGTTACTTATGCGGGTGTTTATGCAAAACTGTGCAGCAGTACAAATACATAGTGTATACTTCATGATTGGTTTATGTAACAGTTAGGAAAAACTCacaatcaaatcaatttttgtacTCGTTTCTTTGTAAGTAGTGTATCTATGTTCGAACATTATTTTATTCTCTTAGATAAGTTGAGTATACATTTGTACGTAATGTGCTCAAGCCTATAAAATCCAATTCTCATAAtagattgttttaatattaccagattatttacaatatttcacATAATGATTCTTTGTTTCAGTATATCGAGAGAAAAGTTACTACTAGATCTAGAGATATCAAGTGCAACGTTTCACTTTTTCCATCGTATTTTTGGACCAAatttagaatcatttattttgtcGTCACTATCTGAATGgatttttcaagtttgaatgATTATAAACATTTATGGATGTAACTTTTCAtgagtttctttttctttcttattgaTCAACAATAACAgaatttttatctcattattctGGTATTATTTCTATCCTCCAAGCTTTCCTCTACATTCAAATCTCCAAGATGTTTCAACATTACTGAGATTTATCTCATAGTCAATATTAATATGCAATATCACTCCCTCTTTTTCTTATTCAAGACGAGCTGTCACCAtcgaaaatgtataaaaacaaaagGCGTTAATTGCAATTTAATGAATAAACAACAGTGTATATACTTTTTCATATACATACCTAACACTAAGACAAATAAACTGTTGAAATTTACCATCCTTCCCCAAAGTTTTACTGGTTTggttaatttcttcaattaaatGACAGTAGCATCTCCAAACTGCAACTGTTTcttggtgatttttttctagACTGTGCGTTCGATTACCTGATACTTCTTGTAATAATTCTAATTCAAATTGTTCTTTGACTCTCACTAAAACGTACAATAAGAAAATGTACTTAACAGTAataacttcatattttttcaaaatatattttgataaagactaaagaAGTCGAAATGCAAATTTTCatgtctttgaaaaattataaaagaaattaattttaaatcagaagagaggtaaaatccagaacatttagaagcagaAATTACAATGTTTTTAGTTGGAAAAAATTAGCAACACAGTCCAAAAGCGAGCGGAATGTTaagtttttaaatcaataaGTTATAACTCATATTAATACATACCAAAATAGTCCCATAAATAATGTTTTCCCATAAAAAGCCTTGCAGATTTGAAACCTAACAAGAAAACCTTTTCTAAACATGAAACTAGCCCATTATCACTACAAATTAGTGCTGTCAAGGTTGTATGACGTTCTGATGTTCTTCTGTGGtgccattttattattttattaacacaaTCACCTATAAtcgataaatatattataaataatattaaataaagatatttttgaatatttaattcagGAATATTGCTAATTTcggattttttcagttttctaaatttattattttttattgctcaTTTATATACCATTGGTAGAACTAGAATTTTATGGTAAAATAGGTGTACCTAACATATGCTGAATTTGTGACGATTTCATTTCTGTCCTTGGAGCAATCGCAGGTGATCTTGATCTAGGTGTGGAACGCCCTAAGCTACCCATACTGGATTTTACTGTTATATCTTCaagttcttcttttttggaCATCAAACTACCAACCAATAGCCTTTCTGTTGAACCATCATCTACTCCTCTTCCCAACCAACGACCACATGGAAACCTAAAAGATTAATTGCCATTTTTATAAGCTCCAAATGGAAAtgcatttcattttttcccactatttaaaattattattgtatcaGTCTGCATAAAATTCTTATGTTTAAACTGGATTTTGGAAACACTTACTTGTATGTGTGCCCAGAAATATCATTCCTAACAATAATGTAATCAATCATCCATTTAGCATATAACCCAGAATTATCATGTCCAATTCTAAATGTTGTAAGAACTCCCAAATTTTTGTGCTACAAATATTAAACACCCAAACattataaaattcaacaatGAATAGTCAattatgaaatcaaaaataCTCTTACTTTGATTTTAAAGTTTAGTGTAGCTCTAGGAATTACTATACGAGTTGTTTCTGATAGTGTACCAGACAGAACCATCCAGACATTTGCTGAAGATGTTGCTCCTTTTTTATTTGGTACTATTACAATACGGTATGGTATCACTGAAACAGAAAGATCTTCCCaatatttttgttgctaaatcGTCCCGGTCTCTTatcattagttttttaaaaactagttaaaaattcaaagtttgaatttaattaggtttttatcaaaatagaacattgcaaaaataaatattgaaaaattgataacaaaaataacctgttgataaatatatacacaaaataaaatcaaattggaTCACAAATATAACCGAATTCCCAATTGATTGAATCAAGTTTTATTCTTAGGTCCCAATTCTTCACAAAATAATCCTACCTCCAAAGAATTACCTGTGGCAAATAtcttatgaatatttgaataacgAAACTAAAAATAAGATCTATAAACAATTcagaaataaaacagaaactgaacatcaaaatataaaacatttttccatacCATAtttacaaggactttcccaacaactatcgaatcatttcaataaatatattattcatagtcataaaggacataatacgttattcaaatatttcactaaactaaaactaaaacaccaaaaaacaaaagaagtaatattatatatcaagtgccttgtacttattttgacgctgtctacatagggcagacatctcagtatttataaaaacccacattctattttgaaaattccgaaatttttgaaacgaaatCAAATACAAAGAAAAGAGGACTTTTAGAAATTGTTCCCATACATAGGAACGAGAAAGCTGtcaatgatgaaaatatttaaacaatttgattgaaatttttaattctattataattataattcaactatgaataatttaattgatcaCTGTTACATACTTTTATCGTATTACAACTGAGAACGAGTACTTCTTGtggttattttcattttgatattcacATTGTAGgttatatattgattaatataattacgcaAATTGTTgagtaatttgtttataaagaccaaaataagtcaaaattttcattttttttgccACAGAATTACCTTCATAATTTACGTTTTTAGTATGTCAACATTCGAAAGTTTAATTTGCTGTTCCTTATGTGTGATGTAATCCGATTGATGAGTGACTTTTAGATTGATCAATGTAGTTTTTGTCACAATTCAATTAGATTTTACTAATAATAGAATGGATTATAGCGTGCTGTTTATTAACAATTCTTATATTATGTTATCTAAACAATTCCGAAAAATTTAGTAATTGATTTTATACCAGAGGCATAAATAGGAATGGCTGTAAATATCATTATGCCAGGTAAATTATACGAAGTTTGTAGAAAATATCTTTCATTGCGACCACCTCATGCCACATCAAactcttcatttttatattaccGCATAAAAAGATTGGTTGGCTGCTATGGGCGAACAATTTGATATGTTTCTAAAACTGATAATTTCTATCTTTACACAGGTCATTCATTTTGTAGTTATAGTAGTAGTGTAGTAAATAACAAGATtgttaattcaaatataattagtGATAATGCATCTGCTAACATAAAATgaattcaaacaaatatttcttaccAGTTGTTACATAGGTGCATGTGAAACAGAAGTAATCAACGGCATTTAAAGAGAGCAAATGATAAAGAAATTGTTCACGTTCTTCTTCAGAACGTACAAATGCTTGTCGTTTGTAAAGTGCTCTAAGTAGTGTCTGATCGGAAAGCAATGTGCGTAAATGTTTTGACAGTTGTTTCTTCTCTAATGCTAGTCGTACCCATACACGGGCCATTCCTATAGCTGTCTTAACGTCTGTCATGGATTGAATATTCCTaaaaatttacgaaatattaaaaaatacattaaacgaataaaatattaagtaagTTAAATGACCATGGTATTGTTTTCAAGTAAACTTTAACTATGCGTAGTTTTTAGtcttacaaataaaattttttgtcgtttaaaaagaGTTCATCTTTACATCCTCCAAATAGAAGAGGAAAGATAATTCAAGCAATATGCAAATACACTTATAGGCAATTGTCTATCGACTTTAACAGACTAAGACCATAGCTTGGTAAAATAAACGAGCTTAAGATaccaaaatgtatttttgttgGTGTAATGGTAATTATGTTTTAGTTGCTTACAATCATAATCAAGAACTCAAAGTATTCAGTAATAGAAGGagacaatattttattcaatatatggGAGATTTAAAATTCTATAAGATGGACAACGCGAGAGCAGATCTGCAAGGTAATGGGGGGAAACCCGAATTTCTTataatcttattttattatgtaatgATAATTTCAACTTACCCTATGTCGAACAATATAGAAGATGGCAACTCGGGTAATTCTGATCTTAATTTGGAATCTTCGAATTGCCCTgtccaattttctaaattagtaGTCAACTCAAATTCGCCATTATCTTTTTTAGgtatatattgatatttttcttgataGGCAAGTAAATGAGACCATAGCGCCGATTTATTCCTCTTTTTTTGTAGGCCATGGGACCACACTCTTTCGAGAAAGTCGCATAACGATGTTATTAAAGTGGTTTCTTCAATGGCTCCGAAACTGTCTGTCACATTACTACTAGATAAGGTCACTCCTTCAGACCCTAATTTGGCAAGTaacattctttttgttttcactTTACAGTCCTAATAATTGTTATATAGTTACCATATTTATATGCTAGTACTTAAATTGGAACGCAGTCCTCGCTAACTAGTGAATGATATGAATgaatataaatgttttagttaTGGGAGTACGGCAAATCAAACATTAAAgtactctttttaatatatattcctaGCTTTCGAATAACTAAGTATTCATCTTTAGAGAATCAATTAAACAACggtaaaatacaattttcataaaattttaaaatctgaaCATTAATCTTTTGCAATGACttactttgttaaaaaaatctagCAATTCATCctcaaattgaacaaaaatcaacTTTAAGATTATATATTTAACACACATGTTATATACAtggtttgaatttttatttactccTCCACTTATATTGTAGCTTCTTTGATGATGGAAAGAACACTTCCCGAAAGcttggatttttattttaattttccaaaatttgctgCAAGCTCCAATATATTGGTTTTTGTTCTAGTCAGCAAAGAGTATCcgcctatatatatatatatatatatatatatatatatatatatatatatatatatatatataataaataacttactTTTAGAAGCTTATCAACAAAACTCCAATTTTTATGTGCTATAACAGCTGGTGACATATCCTGACTGTTGGAACTTTTTGAATGTCTTTCATTAGGCCCTTCAGGTGGTTTTGAAAAACTCAATCCTGTTTTAAAAGTACCAGCTCTTGGAATGCTTCCCTTATTGAGTACTggtgttttattcaatatatccTTATCTAAAATTAGATTgagaaaaacaatcaatatcaaacaaattgaaaatggtGAAAGATGGATGAGACTTCTAGGCAATAAAATCATTACTCAACCTTTACATTGCTGTAAAGATTCGATCTCCTGAAAATAAGAACAAGAATCTAAGTAAAACTCGcttgaaaattttacatttatctaCCCTCCGATGTTCTACAAAAATAGATGATCTGACTGCTTTCTGTGATATTTTCTGCAGATCATGAATTAATCAAATCTTTTTTGTTCAGTACCACTATCTtgaactatatttaaaattttgaacaacacGAAAAATTACTCCCAAAGATTTTCAAACAACTGTCaactaaatttatattgaaatactCTTATAGTAAAAATCTTTATGCTTCCaaatcatcttgattttaggcCCCTTCTGATTTAAAagtagtttttatataatttttcagacagataaaaattggacgtttcgacctattgcGATTTAGATAcctaaataaaaatcattacgTCAGTTAAATACctcaataatgaattttgatctaCGGAGGTTCAATTCTTTcgttcaattaatcaatatttctagcATACGtgattttgaatattgactTCGGAATCccataaatttcaagtttttacatgaattaatacaatttaaagCCACcgcaaatcttaattaattatttaccaGACGTTGAATacatacataagtattcgaaagctcggaatatatattaaaaagagtacACTGGTGTTTGATTTGCCACACTCCCATAACTTAAACGTTCATAAACTAGTTAGCAAAGACTGCGTTCCAATTTAAGTACTAGTGTATAAATATATGtcggaatatatataaaagttggTCTATTTTGGTGTTTCACTGctacgttcccaataagaaaacgcttaTACTCCAGCTGGCAAAGACTGTGCCAAAATTAAATACCAATGTGTGCCTTCcgagctttcaaatacttatgtagatcatatcaaaatattataaaagtataacaataataaaaatcactACAGTAATTAGTTAAGACTTGCggtgttttaaattttgtaatatgtttttaaaaacactaGGTTCATCAATTccgaaattcaatattcaaattgacgcttgatatTAATCATTTTGATTCTgattaatttagaaatttttattggttcaATTATTACACGTAAATGTAACTAATACACTCCTTTGTGGATAACCACTATTACATTTTGTCCAgtcaaagtttcatttttcaattaagtaaaatattactaaacaaaaatatgtaatacATAAACTTATTACCTAAAATAGGAAATTGTCGACCATTAATAACCCTGCAATTCATAATTTCTCTTGGTAATGGAGATTCAAAATCGGGACATGCCAATCTTCTATCAATCAGCTTCTGAGTATCATGAACACTGATGCATGGCTCATAACATAAAGATCGCATATGATTCTCTCGATCGTacctattttttaataattttattctattatcgAATATCAATAGATTACTGTCACATTCACCCcatattgacaatattttgttatcaattaAAGTAGCAAACATCTGAGACTCTAGAAATCTCCACAAAAACATTCGATCTTGTTCAGGCTGATCAGATAAAAACGAagctttatcaaaattttgcatCGAATCTCTATTGTTAAACCAGTCTTCTTTGtcctgaaaataaatatttaaaaataatcaaatcttCAAAAGTCCTGATACCCTTtgtaaatagaatattttatatatatatatatatatatataaaattaaagcaaaaatttgtttgtataacTTCATCAGTAAATATAAATCAGTTTCAAAGTTTATGT
The genomic region above belongs to Diorhabda carinulata isolate Delta chromosome 9, icDioCari1.1, whole genome shotgun sequence and contains:
- the LOC130898178 gene encoding DENN domain-containing protein 5B; protein product: MSKLIDYFVICGLDYNSGLESDKYAEDNLHVSPLERSYKGKVLAHYPNNVSSNPFDESAVCMFSLPAGLKFRTQKHSVTQAPNFHSYVITREDGKRYYGFSLIFYEEVQNRDIREAMHTLQAMYITELSSGLKEHTMQTPQSKVPQSKSLPRYFKLSHNPSGAALTYYDICKDKLYVSKSIGIISQCGYVYAMRVFLENLYRCVPKHSNMTNSLSLESYVFNLLYEVQLPAPGKSLLVHLPPADPHLPLSNVIIQNTLPPYELPHHDYPLRLMFLWLGVDIIVQLFTCLLLEYQVLLRSTDPQKLMVVAESVMSLLFPFNWPHVYVPIMPASLHHFLDAPVPYLMGLYATSENIKVASEANLCYVDIDKCKVQLPEEMAAFPHLEPFTAEILSVLDKYSVHIPNTEYTRNTQDIISRSSTLPSRPHNLRKLSIHDTLETERPPSPPGSARSEALQRIADIVRRTGVTLEPKANHPSDSYSEDLKFNNAIREIFLNRFVHIFQSYENFVIFPNQDKEDWFNNRDSMQNFDKASFLSDQPEQDRMFLWRFLESQMFATLIDNKILSIWGECDSNLLIFDNRIKLLKNRYDRENHMRSLCYEPCISVHDTQKLIDRRLACPDFESPLPREIMNCRVINGRQFPILDKDILNKTPVLNKGSIPRAGTFKTGLSFSKPPEGPNERHSKSSNSQDMSPAVIAHKNWSFVDKLLKDCKVKTKRMLLAKLGSEGVTLSSSNVTDSFGAIEETTLITSLCDFLERVWSHGLQKKRNKSALWSHLLAYQEKYQYIPKKDNGEFELTTNLENWTGQFEDSKLRSELPELPSSILFDIGNIQSMTDVKTAIGMARVWVRLALEKKQLSKHLRTLLSDQTLLRALYKRQAFVRSEEEREQFLYHLLSLNAVDYFCFTCTYVTTVIPYRIVIVPNKKGATSSANVWMVLSGTLSETTRIVIPRATLNFKIKHKNLGVLTTFRIGHDNSGLYAKWMIDYIIVRNDISGHTYKFPCGRWLGRGVDDGSTERLLVGSLMSKKEELEDITVKSSMGSLGRSTPRSRSPAIAPRTEMKSSQIQHMLGDCVNKIIKWHHRRTSERHTTLTALICSDNGLVSCLEKVFLLGFKSARLFMGKHYLWDYFVRVKEQFELELLQEVSGNRTHSLEKNHQETVAVWRCYCHLIEEINQTSKTLGKDGKFQQFICLSVREHLLHRMLIPMSKCKVTSEMYEENSFLRKKGLLTFLWQILLPLDDLDVVLEKTVSDGISSPLSHI